From a region of the Mercurialis annua linkage group LG1-X, ddMerAnnu1.2, whole genome shotgun sequence genome:
- the LOC126665886 gene encoding protein S40-6-like — translation MAKGRRLTASHSERLLGSYAYSNGHDTSISTDSSELGEEDVWSMVDDVDRNDDGQIMSNSNGDWNSRADNESEYGNISIRSRRRIPREEHHVGGLSLAFEESSSGKTASSRIVQQFRGHDSVAAASPRHMATSAPVNVPDWSKILRVDSVESLHGFDDGFDDRDSEMVPPHEYLAREYARSKKMGGASVFEGVGRTLKGRDLRRVRDAVWSQTGFDG, via the coding sequence ATGGCCAAGGGGAGGCGGCTAACGGCGAGTCATAGCGAGCGGTTACTCGGCAGCTACGCTTACAGTAACGGCCATGACACTTCCATTTCCACCGATTCATCGGAGCTTGGAGAGGAAGATGTTTGGTCCATGGTGGATGATGTCGACAGAAATGATGACGGGCAAATTATGAGTAATTCAAATGGAGACTGGAATTCACGCGCCGACAATGAGAGTGAATATGGGAATATATCTATCAGGAGCCGCCGCAGAATCCCGCGGGAAGAGCACCACGTGGGAGGACTGTCGTTGGCTTTTGAAGAGTCTTCTTCAGGTAAAACGGCGTCGTCGAGAATTGTGCAGCAGTTCCGTGGGCATGACAGCGTGGCAGCAGCTTCTCCCCGACACATGGCCACATCAGCACCTGTGAACGTTCCTGATTGGAGCAAGATTTTGCGAGTTGACTCAGTTGAGTCTTTGCATGGCTTTGATGATGGGTTCGATGACCGTGACTCGGAGATGGTTCCCCCACACGAGTACCTGGCGCGTGAATACGCTAGGAGTAAGAAAATGGGCGGCGCCTCAGTGTTTGAGGGCGTAGGCAGGACGCTTAAAGGCCGTGATCTGAGGCGCGTGAGGGACGCTGTGTGGAGCCAAACCGGGTTCGATGGATAA